From Gimesia panareensis, the proteins below share one genomic window:
- a CDS encoding serine hydrolase domain-containing protein has protein sequence MLQPFVDREELAGAVALVAGKEGILATETVGFADIANQKKMPPDAMFWIASQSKGMTATAVMMLVDEGKISLDDPVEKYLPEFRGQMVVVEEDENHRLLKKPDHPVTIREVLSHMSGLPFKSAVEVPTLDALPLATAVRSYAMTPLQTQPGTHYQYSNAGINTAARIIEVVTGKPYEDFMQQRLFDPLGMHDTTFWPDESQVARLAKSYRPDASKKHLVEFPLTQLSYPLTNRTNRYPMPAGGLFSTAQDTAKFCQMLLNEGELNGHRYLSKAAFKELTSRQTPASVKQSYGLGLSVGPDWFGHGGAHATNMEVHPEQGIVIIWMVQHGGFPGKGAQAKNKFRDWALQRFGK, from the coding sequence AAGGAAGGAATCCTTGCGACAGAGACAGTGGGCTTTGCTGACATTGCGAATCAGAAAAAAATGCCCCCCGATGCGATGTTCTGGATCGCGTCTCAGTCAAAAGGAATGACAGCGACCGCGGTCATGATGCTGGTAGACGAGGGGAAAATCTCGCTGGATGATCCGGTCGAAAAATATCTGCCGGAATTCCGCGGTCAGATGGTCGTGGTGGAAGAAGATGAAAACCACAGACTACTCAAAAAGCCGGACCACCCGGTCACCATTCGCGAAGTACTGAGCCACATGAGCGGGCTGCCTTTCAAGTCCGCCGTCGAAGTCCCGACGTTGGATGCCCTCCCGCTGGCCACTGCTGTGCGGAGTTACGCAATGACGCCGCTGCAGACTCAGCCGGGGACGCACTACCAGTATTCGAACGCCGGCATTAATACCGCGGCAAGAATCATCGAAGTGGTGACCGGCAAGCCCTATGAAGATTTTATGCAACAACGACTGTTTGATCCGCTGGGGATGCACGATACCACGTTCTGGCCTGATGAGAGCCAGGTGGCCCGGCTGGCGAAATCGTATCGGCCGGACGCTTCAAAGAAACATCTGGTTGAATTTCCGCTGACCCAGTTGAGCTATCCGTTGACCAACCGGACGAATCGTTATCCGATGCCCGCCGGGGGACTGTTCTCCACGGCCCAGGATACCGCGAAATTCTGCCAGATGCTGCTGAATGAGGGGGAACTGAACGGGCATCGATATCTGAGCAAAGCCGCCTTTAAGGAACTGACCAGCCGACAGACGCCCGCTTCCGTCAAACAGAGTTATGGTCTGGGGTTGTCTGTAGGACCGGACTGGTTCGGGCATGGCGGTGCACACGCGACGAATATGGAAGTCCATCCGGAGCAGGGGATCGTCATCATCTGGATGGTGCAGCATGGTGGTTTTCCCGGAAAGGGAGCCCAGGCGAAAAACAAATTCCGTGACTGGGCATTGCAGCGCTTTGGCAAGTGA
- a CDS encoding aminotransferase class V-fold PLP-dependent enzyme gives MSVYQDLGVEPIVNACGSVTRLGGAPMPAQVLEAFQSAAQEWVPLEQLQAAASKKIAAQTGTEAGLVTSGAAGALTLGTAAILAGHDLKRMEQLPHCDDFPHEFIIAREQRSGYDHAIRAAGARLVEVGFNEIVSNAGVRRTESWEYAAAITERTAGIVYVHASDSQPGLSEVVQVAREHGLPVIVDAAGELPPRENLRAIAATGADLVAFSGGKAIRGPQSTGLLCGKRELISSAALQMLDMDDHYELWSPAEGLIDASELKGLPRHGIGRALKVSKEEIIAVLTALDLFASGAYDAQNAEYRVWLEKIAEELELADVPASCYLVIPENSQRWPILEIQLETGDAFAVCRKLREGKPPIYMGHARLHEGILTINPLCMQAEQVNVLAQRLCEELS, from the coding sequence ATGAGTGTCTACCAGGATCTGGGAGTGGAACCGATTGTCAACGCCTGTGGCAGCGTGACCCGTCTGGGGGGCGCACCGATGCCGGCACAGGTGCTGGAAGCGTTTCAAAGTGCCGCCCAGGAGTGGGTGCCACTGGAACAACTGCAGGCCGCTGCTTCAAAGAAAATTGCCGCCCAGACCGGAACCGAGGCGGGGCTGGTCACGTCCGGTGCTGCGGGGGCTCTGACACTGGGAACTGCCGCGATCCTGGCGGGACATGACCTGAAACGCATGGAACAGCTGCCGCACTGCGACGATTTTCCGCATGAATTCATCATTGCGCGGGAACAGCGGAGCGGCTACGACCATGCGATTCGGGCTGCGGGTGCCCGGCTGGTCGAAGTCGGTTTTAACGAGATCGTCTCCAATGCGGGAGTTCGACGTACGGAGAGCTGGGAGTATGCCGCTGCGATCACCGAGCGGACCGCGGGAATTGTTTATGTGCATGCCTCTGACTCTCAGCCGGGCCTGAGTGAAGTTGTCCAGGTGGCGCGGGAACACGGGCTGCCTGTGATTGTCGATGCCGCCGGGGAACTGCCGCCACGCGAGAACCTGCGGGCGATCGCAGCGACGGGGGCAGACCTGGTGGCCTTCAGCGGGGGAAAAGCGATTCGCGGTCCACAGTCGACCGGTCTGTTGTGCGGCAAGCGAGAGCTGATCTCCTCGGCGGCACTGCAGATGTTGGATATGGACGATCATTATGAACTGTGGTCGCCGGCGGAAGGGCTGATTGATGCTTCCGAGCTGAAGGGGCTGCCGCGGCATGGCATTGGTAGAGCACTCAAAGTTTCCAAAGAAGAGATCATCGCGGTCCTGACGGCACTCGACCTGTTTGCTTCCGGGGCGTATGACGCTCAGAATGCGGAGTATCGTGTCTGGCTGGAGAAGATTGCTGAGGAACTCGAACTGGCGGATGTCCCCGCAAGCTGTTACCTGGTCATCCCGGAAAACAGCCAGCGCTGGCCGATCCTGGAGATTCAGCTTGAAACCGGCGACGCTTTTGCGGTCTGCCGCAAATTACGCGAGGGGAAACCGCCGATTTATATGGGGCATGCGCGTCTGCACGAGGGGATCCTGACGATCAACCCGTTATGCATGCAGGCTGAGCAGGTCAACGTTCTGGCCCAGCGGCTGTGTGAAGAATTGTCGTAA
- a CDS encoding GntR family transcriptional regulator — translation MHIRIERGSSSPISRQIMEQIRAHCLSGTLQPGDSLPSVRKLATRLGVNVNTVVRVYERLAAEGLVEMRHGEGTFVLPQSGVSGNREQLAEQREQLEREFSAVVHRGILLGLTATELRKLLTNSIADTRANLKSEAVEQPESRPVKTESGR, via the coding sequence ATGCATATCCGAATTGAGCGTGGTTCATCGTCGCCGATATCCCGGCAGATCATGGAGCAGATCCGGGCACACTGCCTGTCCGGGACACTGCAGCCGGGAGACAGTCTGCCTTCGGTGCGCAAGCTGGCGACCCGGCTGGGAGTGAACGTCAACACGGTGGTCCGAGTCTATGAACGACTGGCGGCGGAAGGGCTGGTCGAGATGCGGCATGGAGAAGGGACGTTTGTGCTGCCGCAGTCGGGCGTCTCCGGTAACCGTGAGCAACTGGCCGAGCAGCGCGAACAGCTGGAGCGGGAGTTTTCCGCGGTCGTCCACCGGGGTATTCTGCTGGGACTGACGGCGACCGAACTTCGCAAGTTGCTGACGAACTCTATCGCGGACACCCGGGCGAATCTCAAATCGGAAGCAGTAGAGCAGCCAGAGTCCCGTCCAGTCAAAACAGAAAGTGGGAGGTGA
- a CDS encoding ABC transporter ATP-binding protein: MSESAVKIHQIQKRFGKNEVLQDVSLEIPRGQTLALLGRNGAGKTTLIRMLLGLLPPDGGSILIDGYDPTCEAQKLRSRVGYLAEDQTMYGWMTPTELCHFLKPFYPAWNQSLADDYLERFEIPRHQRIDKLSKGQNVKLGLTLALSHEPQVVILDDPALGLDTIARKEFNRELIEHLQAAGRTVLFSSHLLDEVEAVADAVAILDGGRIIRQSATEALRADVKRFVLSLTQVGELSPPAGLLDVRRWEEQLIVTVDGAAEFAEQLTSRWIEYDIVELSLDEIFESFVIGRTQAWPQAGNPVVV; encoded by the coding sequence ATGTCAGAGTCCGCTGTCAAAATTCATCAGATTCAGAAACGGTTTGGCAAGAACGAAGTTCTGCAGGACGTTTCCCTCGAAATTCCCCGCGGTCAGACGCTGGCACTGCTGGGGAGGAACGGTGCCGGTAAAACCACACTGATTCGCATGCTGCTCGGATTACTCCCGCCGGATGGCGGCTCGATACTGATCGATGGTTATGATCCGACTTGTGAAGCACAGAAACTGCGGAGTCGCGTCGGTTACCTGGCGGAAGATCAGACGATGTACGGCTGGATGACTCCGACTGAGCTCTGTCATTTTCTGAAGCCCTTTTATCCCGCGTGGAACCAGTCGCTGGCGGACGATTACCTGGAGCGGTTTGAAATTCCCCGCCATCAGCGGATCGACAAACTGTCCAAGGGGCAGAATGTGAAACTGGGGCTGACGCTGGCCCTGTCGCATGAGCCGCAGGTGGTGATCCTGGACGACCCCGCCCTGGGGCTGGATACGATTGCCCGCAAGGAATTCAATCGGGAGTTGATAGAACATCTGCAGGCAGCCGGCCGCACGGTGCTGTTCAGTTCGCATCTGCTGGACGAAGTGGAAGCGGTGGCCGATGCGGTGGCGATTCTGGACGGGGGCCGCATCATTCGGCAGTCGGCTACGGAAGCCTTGCGGGCAGATGTGAAACGGTTCGTATTGTCTCTCACTCAGGTCGGTGAGCTCTCACCGCCTGCGGGACTGCTGGATGTGCGGCGGTGGGAAGAACAGCTGATCGTGACTGTCGACGGAGCAGCAGAGTTTGCCGAACAGCTGACGTCGCGGTGGATCGAGTATGACATTGTGGAATTGAGTCTGGATGAGATTTTTGAATCGTTCGTGATTGGTCGCACACAGGCCTGGCCCCAGGCGGGCAATCCTGTGGTCGTCTGA
- a CDS encoding protein adenylyltransferase SelO, translating into MNSQKMIQSLEELEFDNQFTRALPADPEEKNFRRQVSEACYSRVSPTSVRKPQLVSYSREMAEILGLSPDVVKSQEFAEVFAGNKMLEGMDPFAMCYGGHQFGNWAGQLGDGRAINLGEVRNQQGEHWTLQLKGAGPTPYSRLADGLAVLRSSVREFLCSEAMHHLGVPTTRALSLVLTGEEVQRDMFYDGNPRMEPGAVVCRVAPSFLRFGNYQLLAARGEIETLKKLVNYTIQTDFPELGEPGRETYLAWFEEVCRRTAEMIIHWMRVGFVHGVMNTDNMSVLGLTIDYGPYGWLEDFDPNWTPNTTDASGRRYRFGNQPQIALWNLVQFANSLYPLIEEVEPLQQALDQYADRFQEGWQEMMAAKLGLAAFQAEEDVPLIESLQEVLQVVETDMTIFFRQLALLETDAGLDDEALIAPLLDAYYAPEKVTGEARAKICDWLRRYQSRLNQDGTDASTRRERMNCINPKYVLRNYLAQLAIDKAEEGDFSLINELLDVLRNPYAEQPGREQFAEKRPEWARHRPGCSMLSCSS; encoded by the coding sequence ATGAACAGTCAAAAAATGATCCAGAGTCTGGAAGAACTTGAGTTTGATAACCAGTTTACCCGTGCGCTGCCCGCTGATCCTGAGGAGAAGAACTTTCGCAGGCAGGTGAGCGAAGCCTGTTATTCGCGTGTGTCACCCACCAGTGTCCGGAAACCGCAACTGGTGTCGTATTCTCGGGAGATGGCTGAGATACTTGGTCTGTCTCCGGATGTCGTCAAGTCGCAGGAATTTGCAGAAGTCTTTGCCGGCAACAAGATGCTGGAGGGGATGGATCCGTTTGCCATGTGTTATGGCGGGCATCAGTTTGGTAACTGGGCCGGTCAACTGGGAGACGGTCGGGCGATCAACCTGGGAGAAGTACGAAATCAACAGGGCGAACACTGGACGCTGCAACTGAAAGGGGCCGGACCGACTCCGTATTCCCGGCTGGCGGACGGGCTGGCGGTGCTCAGATCATCGGTCCGCGAATTTTTGTGCAGCGAAGCCATGCATCACCTGGGCGTGCCGACCACGCGGGCGCTGAGTCTCGTACTCACCGGCGAAGAGGTACAGCGGGACATGTTCTACGACGGCAATCCCCGGATGGAGCCCGGGGCGGTAGTCTGTCGTGTGGCGCCTTCGTTTCTGCGGTTCGGGAATTACCAACTGTTGGCAGCCCGGGGTGAGATTGAGACGCTGAAAAAACTGGTGAATTATACGATTCAAACCGATTTCCCGGAGCTGGGTGAGCCGGGACGCGAGACCTATCTGGCGTGGTTCGAAGAAGTCTGCCGTCGGACTGCGGAGATGATCATCCACTGGATGCGCGTCGGCTTCGTGCATGGCGTGATGAACACCGATAATATGTCGGTGCTGGGGCTGACGATCGATTATGGCCCCTATGGCTGGCTGGAAGACTTTGATCCGAACTGGACCCCCAACACTACCGATGCCTCGGGCCGGCGCTATCGGTTTGGAAACCAGCCGCAGATTGCGCTCTGGAACCTGGTCCAGTTTGCAAACTCATTGTACCCGTTGATCGAAGAGGTGGAGCCACTGCAGCAGGCGCTGGATCAGTATGCCGACCGCTTCCAGGAGGGCTGGCAGGAGATGATGGCAGCGAAACTGGGCCTGGCTGCGTTTCAAGCTGAAGAGGATGTGCCGCTGATTGAATCGCTGCAGGAAGTGCTGCAGGTGGTGGAGACCGATATGACGATCTTCTTCCGCCAACTGGCGCTGCTGGAGACCGATGCGGGACTGGACGACGAGGCGCTCATAGCTCCTTTGCTGGACGCGTATTATGCGCCCGAGAAAGTGACTGGAGAAGCACGTGCAAAAATCTGTGACTGGCTGCGGCGATACCAGAGTCGTTTGAATCAGGACGGAACCGATGCGTCGACTCGTCGCGAACGAATGAATTGCATCAACCCTAAATACGTGCTGAGGAACTACCTGGCACAGCTGGCGATCGACAAGGCCGAAGAGGGGGATTTCTCCCTGATCAATGAGCTGCTGGATGTATTACGGAATCCTTATGCTGAACAGCCTGGTCGCGAGCAGTTCGCGGAGAAACGCCCGGAGTGGGCCCGGCATCGGCCCGGCTGCTCGATGCTTTCCTGCAGTTCCTGA